In Necator americanus strain Aroian chromosome IV, whole genome shotgun sequence, the following proteins share a genomic window:
- a CDS encoding hypothetical protein (NECATOR_CHRIV.G15126.T1), translating to MNQLTTAAIRTSAVCTIPFEVVTGVRQRAVAAPFLFNFAIDDIMRGTVDQCPANIILAPSGYPLTDLDYADDVMFAESSREFQNVVNLVSKLAAAYGVRLHPDKCKQMWISSRPRTGIRVDGQPIELVDEFCYL from the coding sequence atgaatcaactaACAACTGCTGCAATTCGAACATCAGCCGTATGTACAataccgtttgaagtggtaactggagtaagacaaagaGCAGTGGCAGcccccttcctgttcaatttcgccatcgacgataTTATGCGAGgaacagtcgatcagtgtcctgccaaCATCattttagcaccatcagggtaccccttgactgacctcgattacgccgacgatgttatgttcgcggaaagcagcagggaatttcaaaatgttgtcaaccttgtttcgaagctggctgcagcctatggagtACGTCTACACCCTGATAAAtgtaagcagatgtggatctcttcgagacctcgaacgggaattagggtggacggacaaccgatagaactcgtcgatgagttctgttacctgtga
- a CDS encoding hypothetical protein (NECATOR_CHRIV.G15125.T1) has product MERCSPVLNIANGVDVGEAAFPIWRDHFKTLLNHLAPSAPELEHVHRPTYAVNEEPPTESEVLVYIQKMKDRKSGGNDRISVEMLKYLPPSVIRKMTKNHLFNMDRQQDAPLEETLS; this is encoded by the coding sequence ATggaaagatgttctcctgttcTTAACATTGCCAATGGAGTGGATGTTGGTGAAGCAGcctttccaatttggagggatcatttcaagaccttgctgaaccacctagcaccgtcagctcctgaactcgagcacgttcatagaccgacatatgcggttaacgaggagccaccgaccgagtcggaggttctagtctatattcaaaaaatgaaggatcGAAAATCTGGTGGAAACGACAGGATTAGCgtagaaatgctaaaatatcttcctccgtctgtgATTCGTAAAATGACCAAAAACCATCTGTTCAATATGGATCGACAACAGGATGCCCCACTAGAGGAGACACTATCATAA
- a CDS encoding hypothetical protein (NECATOR_CHRIV.G15127.T3) — MVQLRSKKRTSTLDIPARFGSDRNKDQLQPTFAEKESHVLMLRCKDQTNSGSKSVYDLPSCSSDDSNYVCVERSDLEEKHSQCRKAVLNLKNVKDTPDKSPKSPHLKRSRRESGGPLMLSEALQLAFPSEEAKSAEDQRNIADDDASLEKSLKSDTTMNNGGQVKYIRTDTQLKDTASALTTLNTVSKSSRSLSNVPGNETLDTTVPLTSPRSSMENHNAKNNSKEEPISEKQLCNRTNKLAVSRSSSTPKRPLTPKTARENATPKRQRSLRDLSFLPAVLAASPVSASSGLMPEVKLRNVRFCNDSANEVHIIPAVNTTLPFAEQMAKEQEAETQEQRSHDFRKAVLGEDLEDENIIPKCRKIVIGQRYIAIDRFVRKDGCRYHFLTHAHVDHIVNLNKSWKSPIYCSEMTAKILPIVLGTKAPSSKVLRPLKVGESHVIEPNLLVTVLDSHHCVGSVMFLFEGASIPGGSVLCTGDFRADSGMLARFDDDPSFKKLTEVTSISKIYLDNTYLEYSKPTFPERTESEKMLISEMEKLHDCSILIPVFKLGREDILEKLSHHFSEPITTSSERLAIRKVYGLKQGEFTDGADTSARIRTSPRQAKSVFAALKKMTPPAVVVDISLRGEYTEILKENLITVPYSDHSSCEEIRAFLSRLRFGEIIPTCAHMDAGVAEELMKLSREPRMWTRDQLNWAKRKRSLRLLQE, encoded by the exons ATGGTACAACTGCGATCGAAAAAGAGAACTTCTACACTGGACATACCGGCAAGATTCGGTTCTGACAGGAAcaaggatcagctgcagccTACCTTCGCTGAGAAAGA GAGCCATGTACTTATGTTACGCTGTAAGGACCAGACAAATTCCGGATCGAAGAGCGTCTATGATTTGCCTTCGTGCTCTTCGGATGATAGCAATTATGTTTGCGTAGAACG ATCTGATTTGGAAGAGAAACACAGTCAGTGCCGAAAGGCGGTGCTGAATCTCAAGAATGTCAAAGATACTCCGGACAAATCACCGAAGAG CCCTCACCTGAAACGCTCTCGACGAGAATCTGGTGGTCCTCTCATGTTAAGTGAAGCTCTTCAGTTAGCGTTCCCCTCAGAAGAAGCGAAGTCAGCTGAGGATCAACGAAATATCGCAGACGATGACGCTTCTTTGGAAAA ATCACTGAAGAGTGATACAACTATGAACAACGGTGGCCAGGTGAAGTATATACGAACTGATACGCAACTAAAAGACACTGCTTCTGCTCTAACTACTCTGAACACTGTATCAAAGAG CTCACGATCACTCTCAAACGTTCCCGGAAACGAAACTTTGGACACAACAGTACCGCTGACCTCACCAAG GTCTTCCATGGAAAACCATAATGCTAAGAACAACTCGAAAGAAGAACCAATCTCTGAAAAACAACTTTGCAACAGAACTAACAAGCTGGCAGTCTCTCGCTCAAGTTCTACTCCGAAAAG ACCGCTCACACCCAAAACTGCCAGAGAAAATGCCACTCCAAAACGGCAAAGAAGTTTGAgagatctttcttttttaccagCTGTACTGGCCGCATCACCAGTTTCCGCTTCGTCAGGACTAATGCCAGAAGTAAA GTTGCGAAATGTTCGATTCTGCAACGATAGTGCTAATGAGGTCCATATTATACCTGCTGTAAATACAACACTTCCTTTCGCTGAGCAAATGGCGAAAGAGCAGGAAGCGGAGACACAGGAACAGCGGAGTCATGATTTTAGGAAGGC AGTACTAGGCGAAGATTTGGAAGACGAAAATATTATACCAAAATGCAGAAAGATTGTGATTGGTCAGCGATACATAGCCATAGATCGATTCGT ACGCAAAGATGGGTGCAGGTATCATTTCCTCACGCATGCTCACGTAGATCACATTGTGAACTTAAAT AAGTCATGGAAATCACCTATTTATTGCTCTGAAATGACTGCTAAGATTCTGCCAATTGTTCTtgg AACCAAAGCTCCATCCTCGAAAGTTTTGCGACCTTTGAAAGTAGGGGAATCTCATGTAATCGAGCCAAATCTTCTC GTCACTGTGCTGGATTCTCATCACTGCGTAGGATCAGTTATGTTCCTCTTTGAAG gcGCTTCTATCCCTGGTGGAAGCGTTTTGTGCACTGGAGACTTTCGAGCGGACAGTGGGATGTTGGCTCGTTTCGACGACGATCCTTCTTTCAAGAAATTGACTGAGGTG ACATCTATCTCAAAAATTTACCTCGATAACACTTATCTCGAGTACAGCAAACCAACATTTCCTGAAAGGACAGAATCTGAAAAGAT GCTTATAAGTGAGATGGAGAAGCTTCATGACTGCTCAATTCTAATACCAGTATTCAAGTTAGGAAGAGAGGACATTCTGGAGAAACTCAGTCATCATTTTTCA GAGCCGATAACAACAAGCAGTGAAAGATTGGCAATTAGGAAAGTTTACGGGTTGAAGCAGGGTGAGTTTACTGACGGTGCAGATACCAGTGCAAGGATCCGTACATCGCCTAGACAGGCAAA AAGTGTCTTTGCCGCACTTAAGAAAATGACTCCTCCAGCTGTTGTAGTTGATATATCACTTCGTGGAGAGTACACgga GATCTTGAAGGAAAATCTCATCACAGTTCCATACTCGGATCATTCTTCTTGCGAAGAGATCCGCGCTTTTCTATCAAG aTTACGATTTGGAGAAATTATACCTACCTGTGCGCATATGGATGCAGGCGTCGCAGAGGAGTTGATGAAATTATCGAGAGAAcc
- a CDS encoding hypothetical protein (NECATOR_CHRIV.G15127.T2): MVQLRSKKRTSTLDIPARFGSDRNKDQLQPTFAEKESHVLMLRCKDQTNSGSKSVYDLPSCSSDDSNYVCVERSDLEEKHSQCRKAVLNLKNVKDTPDKSPKSPHLKRSRRESGGPLMLSEALQLAFPSEEAKSAEDQRNIADDDASLEKSLKSDTTMNNGGQVKYIRTDTQLKDTASALTTLNTVSKSSRSLSNVPGNETLDTTVPLTSPRSSMENHNAKNNSKEEPISEKQLCNRTNKLAVSRSSSTPKRPLTPKTARENATPKRQRSLRDLSFLPAVLAASPVSASSGLMPEVKLRNVRFCNDSANEVHIIPAVNTTLPFAEQMAKEQEAETQEQRSHDFRKAVLGEDLEDENIIPKCRKIVIGQRYIAIDRFVRKDGCRYHFLTHAHVDHIVNLNKSWKSPIYCSEMTAKILPIVLGTKAPSSKVLRPLKVGESHVIEPNLLVTVLDSHHCVGSVMFLFEGASIPGGSVLCTGDFRADSGMLARFDDDPSFKKLTETSISKIYLDNTYLEYSKPTFPERTESEKMLISEMEKLHDCSILIPVFKLGREDILEKLSHHFSEPITTSSERLAIRKVYGLKQGEFTDGADTSARIRTSPRQAKSVFAALKKMTPPAVVVDISLRGEYTEILKENLITVPYSDHSSCEEIRAFLSRLRFGEIIPTCAHMDAGVAEELMKLSREPRMWTRDQLNWAKRKRSLRLLQE; the protein is encoded by the exons ATGGTACAACTGCGATCGAAAAAGAGAACTTCTACACTGGACATACCGGCAAGATTCGGTTCTGACAGGAAcaaggatcagctgcagccTACCTTCGCTGAGAAAGA GAGCCATGTACTTATGTTACGCTGTAAGGACCAGACAAATTCCGGATCGAAGAGCGTCTATGATTTGCCTTCGTGCTCTTCGGATGATAGCAATTATGTTTGCGTAGAACG ATCTGATTTGGAAGAGAAACACAGTCAGTGCCGAAAGGCGGTGCTGAATCTCAAGAATGTCAAAGATACTCCGGACAAATCACCGAAGAG CCCTCACCTGAAACGCTCTCGACGAGAATCTGGTGGTCCTCTCATGTTAAGTGAAGCTCTTCAGTTAGCGTTCCCCTCAGAAGAAGCGAAGTCAGCTGAGGATCAACGAAATATCGCAGACGATGACGCTTCTTTGGAAAA ATCACTGAAGAGTGATACAACTATGAACAACGGTGGCCAGGTGAAGTATATACGAACTGATACGCAACTAAAAGACACTGCTTCTGCTCTAACTACTCTGAACACTGTATCAAAGAG CTCACGATCACTCTCAAACGTTCCCGGAAACGAAACTTTGGACACAACAGTACCGCTGACCTCACCAAG GTCTTCCATGGAAAACCATAATGCTAAGAACAACTCGAAAGAAGAACCAATCTCTGAAAAACAACTTTGCAACAGAACTAACAAGCTGGCAGTCTCTCGCTCAAGTTCTACTCCGAAAAG ACCGCTCACACCCAAAACTGCCAGAGAAAATGCCACTCCAAAACGGCAAAGAAGTTTGAgagatctttcttttttaccagCTGTACTGGCCGCATCACCAGTTTCCGCTTCGTCAGGACTAATGCCAGAAGTAAA GTTGCGAAATGTTCGATTCTGCAACGATAGTGCTAATGAGGTCCATATTATACCTGCTGTAAATACAACACTTCCTTTCGCTGAGCAAATGGCGAAAGAGCAGGAAGCGGAGACACAGGAACAGCGGAGTCATGATTTTAGGAAGGC AGTACTAGGCGAAGATTTGGAAGACGAAAATATTATACCAAAATGCAGAAAGATTGTGATTGGTCAGCGATACATAGCCATAGATCGATTCGT ACGCAAAGATGGGTGCAGGTATCATTTCCTCACGCATGCTCACGTAGATCACATTGTGAACTTAAAT AAGTCATGGAAATCACCTATTTATTGCTCTGAAATGACTGCTAAGATTCTGCCAATTGTTCTtgg AACCAAAGCTCCATCCTCGAAAGTTTTGCGACCTTTGAAAGTAGGGGAATCTCATGTAATCGAGCCAAATCTTCTC GTCACTGTGCTGGATTCTCATCACTGCGTAGGATCAGTTATGTTCCTCTTTGAAG gcGCTTCTATCCCTGGTGGAAGCGTTTTGTGCACTGGAGACTTTCGAGCGGACAGTGGGATGTTGGCTCGTTTCGACGACGATCCTTCTTTCAAGAAATTGACTGAG ACATCTATCTCAAAAATTTACCTCGATAACACTTATCTCGAGTACAGCAAACCAACATTTCCTGAAAGGACAGAATCTGAAAAGAT GCTTATAAGTGAGATGGAGAAGCTTCATGACTGCTCAATTCTAATACCAGTATTCAAGTTAGGAAGAGAGGACATTCTGGAGAAACTCAGTCATCATTTTTCA GAGCCGATAACAACAAGCAGTGAAAGATTGGCAATTAGGAAAGTTTACGGGTTGAAGCAGGGTGAGTTTACTGACGGTGCAGATACCAGTGCAAGGATCCGTACATCGCCTAGACAGGCAAA AAGTGTCTTTGCCGCACTTAAGAAAATGACTCCTCCAGCTGTTGTAGTTGATATATCACTTCGTGGAGAGTACACgga GATCTTGAAGGAAAATCTCATCACAGTTCCATACTCGGATCATTCTTCTTGCGAAGAGATCCGCGCTTTTCTATCAAG aTTACGATTTGGAGAAATTATACCTACCTGTGCGCATATGGATGCAGGCGTCGCAGAGGAGTTGATGAAATTATCGAGAGAAcc